The region ACAGAATCGTTAACAAGGATTACTTTGCTGAAAGCATCAAAATTTTAGTTGGTAAATCATTTGAAGAGGAAGAAATTAATTTCTATTTAAACGACACTTCAATTCATAATAATGCGCATATAGCAGTAGCAGGAAATTCAGGAACAGGAAAAACATATTTTGCAAATTCTCTTTTAAAACAAGTAGTTAAGGAAAGTAAAGGACAGGTGAACTTTATATTTCTTGATTTCAAAGGAATAACTGAAGAGGATGAGAAAAAGAACAGTGAGTTTTTTAATTCAACTAACTGTGAATTGATTAAAGCACCACACAAACCTTTTCCAGTAAACCCATTATCTTTTATTGACAACATCAATGAAAAGAATAAAATTATGGGGATTAACAAGTTTGTAGATATTATCACTAGTTATAGTAACATTGGTAAAAACCAACAACAAACTTTAAAAGATGCCACCCGTGATGTTTTCAATAGCAAAAAAGGGAATGAATATCCTTCATTCAAAGAGATTTATGAAAAGGTATTAGAATACGAAGGAGATAAAGCAAGTACCTTACGTGAAATATTAGAAAGTTTAAGTGAATTGGATTTATTTGAAACTAAAGCAGACAGTAAAAATAGTTTCTTGAACTCTAATTATTATTTAAGTCTTTCTGGAGACTTGCCAAAAAATGTTCGATTTACATCGGTGTTTTTAATCATCAATTATATCTATAATACGTTTATGAATATGGATAATGCCCCAATTGAAGGCAACTATCAAGGGATGCGTTATGTATTGTTAATAGACGAAGCTCATACTATTTTCAAAGAAAAGAAATCACAAGATTTATTAGAAAAGATATTGCGTGAAATTCGTTCAAAAGGAGTTTCTGTAGTTTTATTGTCACAAGGAATTGAAGAATTCAATCAGCCTTCATTTGACTTTAGTAGTATGTGTGAAACAGCCTTTTTGTTTGACATTAAAGACAAAACCAACTTAAAAATGATGCAAAAGTTCTTAGGAATTGGTGACAAAGAAGCGTTGAAGCTTAAATCGAGTATGGAAAAAATTCAAAAATATCAATTGGTTTCTAATCTTAAAGAATTTAAGGTTGGGGAGCTTTTTAAAGCATAATGAGATGGGAGATAAAACTAAAAATATATTTATTACAATAGCGTATTTCATTTTTGCAATTGCCTTTTTAAGTTCTTTGGGGATTTGGTTACCTATGGCAATTGACAATTACAATTTAGATGGAATTTCAGATGAAACTTTCAAAACATTACCAAGTAATTTATTGACTTATTCTTTAGGAATTTTTTTAATAGCTACTATAGATAGAGTTTTATTTTTATTTTTCAGAACAGGTGAATATAGTAATAATATACTTGAATTTTTTGCAATATTATTTTTGATTTGTGGAACAGGATTCCTAGTTTTTGTATCATTAAAATCGATAAAAAATTCAAGTATAGATGAAGCACTTAAGTATGCTAAATATATTACTGTTATAGCTTGGGCAGCATGGTTTTATGTAAAACTTCAAGCGTCAAAATCGAATAATTTTTCACCAATAGGAGGTATACTATGAGTTTTAAAGAATTATACGCAATTAGAGTTTCACAGCCACTTTGTGATTTTTATGTAACTTCAATATCAGCTACAGATTTGCTTAAAATTTCATTTTCTGAGCAGTTACAATATGTTGATGAAAAAGGTAAACTTCAAGGGAATCAAAGAAAAGTCGATGATAAAAGACTGAAAGAGATAGGTAGATATATAGATTCAGTTGAAATGTCTTTTCCAAATGCAATAATTTTAGGTGCAAATTATAATGAGGATGGCGAGATAATAGAAAATGAAGAAATTAGATGGTCCTTCGAACAAGTCGAAGGGAATTTATTTAAAATAATAATACCCTCGGATGCTAAGTTAGCATCAATAATAGATGGTCAACATAGATTAAAAGGTTTTGAAGATAAGTATTTAACAAATAAATCTAGATTAAATGTTGATTTACCTTGCTCTATTTTTTTCGATTTACCTAATTCCTATCAGGCATTTTTATTTGCAACAATTAATGGTAATCAAAAAAGAGTTGATAAGAGTTTAGCATTGGAACAATTTGGTTTTAATGTTGATGATGAGCCTCAACATACATGGACTCCTGAGAAACTTGCAGTATACTATACTCGTAAATTAAATTTTAAAGAGAGTCCTATTTCAGGTCATATCAAAATTGCACCAAAAATTGATAAGGATTTAAAAAAACAAATTTTCCAAAAAGAAATTGAATGGACAATATCAACAGCAACTATAGTTGATGGTATTCTTAGTCTAATTACTTCAAATCCAAAAAGAGACAGGGTTGAAATGGCTCAAGAAAATATTTGGGGAAAACGCTCAAGAAGTATGGTTGAAAAATTCAAATCTGATAAATCCCCTCTAAGAAATGAGTATTTAAATAAAAAGGATGATTATATTTACGAAATTATAAATAACTATCTTTCAGCTGTAAAAGAAACTTTGTGGGAGGATTTTGATTCAAAATCATATATATTTAAGACAGTTGGTATTCAAGCTCTTTTTGATTTATTAAGAAGAATCCTTTTAAAAGAAAAGATTTCTGAAAAAAGTCAGTTCATTAAATATCTAACACCAGCATTGAAATTTGACTTTAGTAGTAGTAGTGTTCAAGCATCTGGAATAGGACGAAAAGACATACGAAATGCATTATTACTTTCATCTGGAATAATTAATGAGGATATGCTAACCGATAATGACAACAATAAAATTAAGGATTTTATACGTAAATAGTGAATCATCATCTAAACATATTTCGTTTTTTTAACGAAAACAATTCTGTAGAATTTATTGAAAATAATTTAAGTAGAGCTTTTTCAATTAGCTTGTTAAACTCATCTATATTATTCAATGACTTTTTAAAAACTATTATTTCAGAGGAAGATTATAATTATCTATTTTCGGTATTCAACAATGAAGATGCATTATTTGAAATTGACTTACAAATCGATACCGATTATATTGATCGAGATGCTTTCAATAAAGTGTATGCAATAGCATTGACAGAACATAGGCTAAACATGGATGATTTCTTTCAGCAAAACCATGTAAAAAAACAAAACCTTACAGACATAGTTATCAGCATAAAAGATATACTTATTGTTATTGAAGTTAAAAAATACAATCATGATTGTAAATGGCAACTTTTTAATCAAATCTATCCATTTATTAAAGACGATTCTTTTAATAACAAAATAACTCCTAAAAGTATTTCATGGAGTGAAGTTGTTACTTTGTTTGAAAAAGTTAACAATGTAGGTCGATTAACAAATTCAGAATCTCCATTTTTAAGAGATTTTTTAAAATACGCTTCTTATCACAGACCTAATTGGTTTAATCCAAAGCCTTTTAATACTGTTAAATTTTCGACGACAGGTCAAAATGCTCATAGTATAACTCAAAGATTAAAGCAAGCTCTTTCAAAATGTAAATATCCTTTACTAGATTATTCTGATCGATTAGGAGTGGCTGTTCCTTTTCATTGGGCAAGTGAAATTATACCTCACTTGTATCATTATGAAAACGATAAAATCAAAAATTATATAGGTTTTTGTATTTGGCCTGGTAATACTAAAACACAAGGTTATTCAGTTTATAACAAACCATTAGATTGGGTGAATAAAAATAACTTAATGATAAATGGTAAAGATTATGAGTTAGAGATTGTTTATGATCTTAAATTTAGCCATTTTAATAAATATCTAACTAATTTTCAATATACAGAAAATGATGTTCAAGAGGTCTTTCATTCTAACAAATACTTTCACGAGTTCTCAGGAAAATGGAATATTAATCAATGGAATGAATTTGAAGAATTTTTAGATTCAAAATTTAAAAAAGAATTTGATTGGAGATCGAAGTGCAATTGGGAAAACAAATTAATTAACACGGATAGAACCTATTTTACAGTTTCTTTTGGATATGAAGTCTGTGTGTTTATTCCTTATAGTGAATTTATGGAATTAGATAAAAAAGAAGACGATATTGAAAAAGTTACAAATTTTGTTAATTCAATAATCGACTCTTTACAAAACCTTTTAAATTAAAAAATCATAGCTCTTAATCCTGCAACAACTGTTTTAACCTGATTGATAACTATATTAAGTTCTTCTTTTGTATTATATTTTCCTAATGAAAAACGAATACTATTGAAAGCATGATTTTCATCTAAACCCATTGCAATTAGAACGTGTGATGGGTCAATACTGGTTGAAGTACAAGCACTACCGTTACTCACAGCTATCAGAGGTAAATTATTTTCAGGATTGCTTAAACCCATTATAACGGCTTCGCTGTCAGCACCTACAAAACAAATATTTGTTACATTGTAAAGACGGTTTTTAGTATCTCCATTGACAAATGAGTTTTCAATTGTTAATAATTGAATTTCCAGATAATCTCTTAGCTCTTTTATTTGTTTTAGATTTTCCTCTAATTCCTTTTGAGCCAACTCACAGGCTTTGCCTAAAGCCACAATTCCTGGCACATTAAGTGTTCCGCTTCTTAATCCTCTTTCATGTCCACCACCATGAAGCAACGCAGGTATTTTAATTCTGTTTGCACGTTGTCTAACATATAAAGCACCAACTCCTTTTGGAGCATATATCTTATGTCCACTGAAGCACAATAAGTCTATTCCTAATTCATCAACATTTAGTTCTAATTTACCAACTGCTTGAGTGGCATCAGTCATAAAAATTGCCTCAACTCCATGTGTTAATTCAGCAAGCTCTTTGATGGGTTGAATTACTCCAGTTTCATTATTAACCATCATCACAGAAACTAAAATAGTATCTTCTCTTAACTGTGATTTGAAAAGATCTAAATCAATTAAACCGTTTTTTTGAACTGGTAAATAGGTAACTTCGAATCCTTTAGTTTCTAAAAATTTGCAAGTATCTAAAACTGCACTGTGTTCCGTTTCAACCGTAATAATATGCTTTCCTTTATCTGAATAACTTTCCGCAACACCTTTTATTGCCAGGTTAATAGCTTCTGTTGCTCCGCTAGTGAAAACAATTTCATTTGTTTCTGCACCTATAATTTCTGCTACTTGTTTTCTTGCTTCTTTAACAGCATTATATGCCCCAACACCAAACTGATGTGTACTATTTGCATTGGCAAAATTTGTGGTTAAATAAGGCAGCATTGCATCCAAAACTCTTTGGTCTATTTGGGTAGTTGCATTGTTATCTAAGTATATTAATTCTTTATTCATTTTACAAAGTTAGTTAGAAAAATTACTTTAAAAGTTTACTTTTATCAAATCAATTAAAAATTCTAACATTCTAAACCTAATTCTCCACTAAATTAACATAATTCAGAATCATTTTATAATTTAAAAAAACAAAAAAGGATAGCCTTTCAGCTATCCTAATTTCTTTATAGTTGTAATTCTTTCAAGTCCTAAAACCTGACTTCCTCACAGCTACAAAACTATTTAATCAATCTCCATTACAAATGTAGTGGTAAATAATGTGGTGTAAAAGAGTAAAATTACCTGATTTTTCATATAGGTAAAAATACCTAGTTCGATAAGTTTATAAGCTTTACATACTAGGAAGTTTTGATTTTTAATAGCTGCTGTAAGTTCAATTCTTCTATGGAAATTTCTCTCATTTCTACTTTTCTAACTTTACCCGAAACTGTCATAGGAAAACTTTCCACAAACTTCCAATATTTTGGGATTTTGTAATGAGCAATTTGATCCTGGCAAAACTGTAACAAATCGTCTGAGGTAACGGGTGCATTCTTTTTAAGTTTCACCCATGCCATGATGGCTTCTCCTAATTTTTCGTCGGGAACACCAATAACTTGTACATCTTCAATCCATTCATGAGTATATAAAAATTCCTCAATTTCTCTTGGTGAAATATTTTCGCCTCCTCTTATAATAACATCTTTAATTCTTCCTGTAATATTAATGTAACCTTCTTCGTCCATTTGGGCTAAATCGCCCGTATGCATCCAACCGGCATCGTCCAAAACTTGATGTGTTGCTTCTGGATTGTTCCAATATTTCAACATCACCGAATACCCTCTCGTACATAATTCTCCACTTGTTCCTTTTGGTACTATTTCTCCAGTATCTGGATTGATAATTTTTATTTCTAAATGATCTTGTATGGTTCCTACGGTACTCACTTGTTTTTCCAAAGGAACACCAATCTTGGTTTGTGTTGAAACAGGTGATGTTTCGGTCATCCCATAACAAATTGAAACTTCTCTCATGTACATTTTTGACTGAACTTGTTTCATGATTTCAACCGGACAGGGGGAACCTGCCATAACTCCTGTTCGTAATGATTTTAAATCGAATTTGTCAAATTCTGGAGTTTGCAACATGGCAATAAACATAGCTGGTACACCATAAAGTGATGTGCATTTTTCAATTTGAACGGCTTTTAATGCTTGGTTTGCCTCAAAACTTTCTGAAGGAATTACCATGCATGCGCCATGTGTAGTGCAAGCTAAATTACCAATTACCATTCCAAAACAATGAAAAAATGGTACGGGAATGCATACTCTATCTTTTTCTGTGTAGTGTAATCGATGACCAATAAAATAGCCATTATTAAGGATATTATGATGTGAAAGTGTTACGCCTTTAGGAAAACCTGTTGTTCCTGATGTGTATTGTAAATTTACTGGTTCATCAAATTGAACGGAACTTTCAATAGTTTCCAGTGCTTCATTAGACACTAATTCAGCTAGTTGAAGTAATTGATCCCAATCTTGCTCAAAGAAAATAGTTTGCTCTAAATGTGAACATTCTCTTGCTGCTTTTTTTAG is a window of Flavobacterium indicum GPTSA100-9 = DSM 17447 DNA encoding:
- a CDS encoding AMP-binding protein gives rise to the protein MYQNLSYTFGASSTPLLGETIGQNLKRTVAMYPKNDAIVSLSQNFKCDYETLWQLTTQVAKGLIAKGIQKGDRVGIWSPNRYEWTILQYATARIGVILVNINPAYRTNELIYVINQSGLRMMVSPLEFKTSDYKKMLKKAARECSHLEQTIFFEQDWDQLLQLAELVSNEALETIESSVQFDEPVNLQYTSGTTGFPKGVTLSHHNILNNGYFIGHRLHYTEKDRVCIPVPFFHCFGMVIGNLACTTHGACMVIPSESFEANQALKAVQIEKCTSLYGVPAMFIAMLQTPEFDKFDLKSLRTGVMAGSPCPVEIMKQVQSKMYMREVSICYGMTETSPVSTQTKIGVPLEKQVSTVGTIQDHLEIKIINPDTGEIVPKGTSGELCTRGYSVMLKYWNNPEATHQVLDDAGWMHTGDLAQMDEEGYINITGRIKDVIIRGGENISPREIEEFLYTHEWIEDVQVIGVPDEKLGEAIMAWVKLKKNAPVTSDDLLQFCQDQIAHYKIPKYWKFVESFPMTVSGKVRKVEMREISIEELNLQQLLKIKTS
- a CDS encoding cysteine desulfurase family protein, with protein sequence MNKELIYLDNNATTQIDQRVLDAMLPYLTTNFANANSTHQFGVGAYNAVKEARKQVAEIIGAETNEIVFTSGATEAINLAIKGVAESYSDKGKHIITVETEHSAVLDTCKFLETKGFEVTYLPVQKNGLIDLDLFKSQLREDTILVSVMMVNNETGVIQPIKELAELTHGVEAIFMTDATQAVGKLELNVDELGIDLLCFSGHKIYAPKGVGALYVRQRANRIKIPALLHGGGHERGLRSGTLNVPGIVALGKACELAQKELEENLKQIKELRDYLEIQLLTIENSFVNGDTKNRLYNVTNICFVGADSEAVIMGLSNPENNLPLIAVSNGSACTSTSIDPSHVLIAMGLDENHAFNSIRFSLGKYNTKEELNIVINQVKTVVAGLRAMIF
- a CDS encoding DndE family protein produces the protein MLINIRTSEANKAVVQELTRRLNLGTENVVSRIAFSYSISKNIKLDLEKDLFDSKGKEYKDDILFGKYREYYIALICQHYGLYKTDKDIGKYIKMHIDHGLTLMNKLFEDNKNYSGLDFLLEHIETGIEKLEESQVSNDAIIFDEHTRKNRIVNKDYFAESIKILVGKSFEEEEINFYLNDTSIHNNAHIAVAGNSGTGKTYFANSLLKQVVKESKGQVNFIFLDFKGITEEDEKKNSEFFNSTNCELIKAPHKPFPVNPLSFIDNINEKNKIMGINKFVDIITSYSNIGKNQQQTLKDATRDVFNSKKGNEYPSFKEIYEKVLEYEGDKASTLREILESLSELDLFETKADSKNSFLNSNYYLSLSGDLPKNVRFTSVFLIINYIYNTFMNMDNAPIEGNYQGMRYVLLIDEAHTIFKEKKSQDLLEKILREIRSKGVSVVLLSQGIEEFNQPSFDFSSMCETAFLFDIKDKTNLKMMQKFLGIGDKEALKLKSSMEKIQKYQLVSNLKEFKVGELFKA
- a CDS encoding DNA phosphorothioation-associated DGQHR protein 1, translated to MSFKELYAIRVSQPLCDFYVTSISATDLLKISFSEQLQYVDEKGKLQGNQRKVDDKRLKEIGRYIDSVEMSFPNAIILGANYNEDGEIIENEEIRWSFEQVEGNLFKIIIPSDAKLASIIDGQHRLKGFEDKYLTNKSRLNVDLPCSIFFDLPNSYQAFLFATINGNQKRVDKSLALEQFGFNVDDEPQHTWTPEKLAVYYTRKLNFKESPISGHIKIAPKIDKDLKKQIFQKEIEWTISTATIVDGILSLITSNPKRDRVEMAQENIWGKRSRSMVEKFKSDKSPLRNEYLNKKDDYIYEIINNYLSAVKETLWEDFDSKSYIFKTVGIQALFDLLRRILLKEKISEKSQFIKYLTPALKFDFSSSSVQASGIGRKDIRNALLLSSGIINEDMLTDNDNNKIKDFIRK